Below is a genomic region from Trichomycterus rosablanca isolate fTriRos1 chromosome 15, fTriRos1.hap1, whole genome shotgun sequence.
GACACCTTACAGTGAGCTAATTGGACCGTCCATTCCAAtttgggtgtcccaatacttactTTTGCTACAATAAGAGGGCGTGGCCTCACCTGTGGACCTGTGCTTTTGCGTTTGCAGGTGAACCTGGACGGCGAGACGCGCGAGGCGCTGACCGGAGGGATGGACGCGCCGGCCGGCGACACCTTCGCCGAGGCTCAGCGCCGCATCTTCACCCTGATGGCCAAGGACTCGTTCCCTCGCTTCCTGCGCTCGCCCTTCTGCCAGAGCGGCGTCAGAGCGGCGTGAGAGAGAGGACGCCGCCCCGTTCCACACGCACGCTAGTTAGCATTAGCGGTGTAGCATGGTCCCGCTGCGATAGCTTTAATTAAACATGAAGAAGCAGAACCGGTGACGAATGAAGGTAGAATTTTATTTCGCTTGGACGTTTAGGCTGAATGTTTTCGCTTCAATAAAGAGACGTGTCACATGATCAGtgctttcattcatttattcattcattgtttgttttactatcatttcatcctggtcagggtcacactgggtctgagctactcgatccaccactgtgccgcccagtgCAAATCATGAGTCTTAAAGTCCAGGAATTAAATAGTACTAAATAACACAGAGTACAATTGTAGGGAACAGTTAGTGTTACGTCCAGGTGTTTGGAACTCACCTGTTGCTACCAGTATTTATACAAACCCACAGGTTTTTTGTTAGTAAAAAGTTGATATTTAATATTGAATATTTAAGCTacagttatttttttttaatgttccaCAGTAAACAGGTGAACTGGTAGCAGGTGAGTGAATCACGATCAGGTATGAAAGGAAAGGAATagcttaataaatacaattcacAATGCAAATACGCTTTTACcgtctaccgtacataatatggtgaaaagattcagagaatccgGAGTAATCTCGGTCCATGCAGGGCAGGATCGTGACCTTCGAGCCCTCAGACAGAACCACACGACTGTGATAAACAGTTTAATATTACACCGAGTCAGATTGCTTCGGAAAACCGGCGTCACCTAACGCAGTCGACCGCTGCTTCgaaaaatgcaacctgaaagtgTACTACAGTGTAATACTTTAATTTTATGCAGAAACatgctcatctcagatggaaaTATCTGACAAACAagttaaatgcagtaaaataaaagatttttaaaCTGTTGAATCAAATCAAGAGCGTTTTGTGACTGAAAACAGAACTTAGCCGGTTTGTTTACATTGTCTAGTGTTGTATTTCTGCTGTTTTATGTTATTAATCAGCTATTTTAGTTCCCATTGAAGACAAAATGTTCCCTCATGCATCTTTAATcaccaaaaaaacaacaaaaaaacgaaaactatcagattatttagagaCTTTTATTTGTGCGTTCTGCTATTCGTACTCGCGCACTTCtatactagctagtatgtactAAACTCACCGTAGTAACCCATAGCAACGCTCCATCCGTGCATACTCGTTAGTACGCAAGTGCGCAGCGTTGCTAGTTGCTGTGAGCTAACGGTAGTGAAAAATGGCTCAGGGAAAACAGAAGTTTAAAGCGCAGAAACCCGGCGGAGGCAAAAAACCTCCTAATAAACAGAAGGGACCGAAGAAAGGAGGTAAATTATGTATAAATGATCGTTTTGgtgaataataaatgaagcGTTTTAGGTAAAAGCTAGGTCTGCGAGCGGTTAGCTTAGCACGCAATGCTAATactagtgcgtgtgtgtgtttatcaacGAATACTGACTAACacatgaattaataaattaggcattattattaaatataaatgtaaatcttaATAAGTTAGCATATTTTATTAGATATTTGGGTTTATTTTTATGAAACTAAGACGTGTATTAATGTCTCAGTGTTAAGTAGTGTAGAGCCGGGCGATGTGATACGAACATCATCACCGCGATACTTCACGATACACAATTGATCACGATCCACGGTTTCACGAAATGCATTCCTTGCTACGTATTCCTTGCAAACGATAAATTGAAACACCGTGTTTATGTGTTACCGCTTTAAATCCGTGATCTCCCACATTCAGTGGTTGTTTACGTTGGCATTCGACGGATAAATCGGCTACTGATCCCTGAAGAACCTCGAGACGGGGCGGATTTTTCCTTTCTACGACGGTTTTTGACGGGATGTCCGATACGCAGGCGGGCCGGTCTAGCGCCCGTACTCGCCGATTATGCAGCTCCGATACTCATTTTTAGACTTGGTGCAAAGCACGATGGGATGTTTTATTGCTCTGGTGTTTCCGCAGGGAGGATCATCGCCCCCAAGAAGGCGGCGGTGGTTCATCAACAGAAACTGAAGAAGGTACGTTTCTGCACTCGCACAGACTTTTATTGTGCATTCTAGCTACAAAACGTTCAACTGGTTTTGCTAatgaatatacaggggttggacaaaataactgaaacacctgtcattttagtgtgggaggtttcatggctaaattggaccagtctggtggccaatcttcattaattgcacattgcaccagtaagagcagagtgtgaaggttcaattagcagggtaagagcacagttttgctcaaaatattgtaatgcacacaacattatgggtgacataccagagttcaaaagaggacaaattgttggtgcacgtcttgctggcgcatctgtgaccaagacagcaagtctttgtgatgtatcaagagccacggtatccagggtaatgtcagcataccaccaagaaggacaaaccacatccaacaggattaactgtggacgcaagaggaagctgtctgaaagggatgttcgggtgctaacccggattgtatccaaaaaacataaaaccacggctgcccaaatcacggcagaattaaatgtgcacctcgactctcctgtttccaccagaactgtccgtcgggagctccacagggtcgatatacacggccgggctgctatagccaaaccttcggtcactcgtgccaatgccaaacgtcggtttcaatggtgcaaggagcgcaaatcttgggctgtggacattgtgaaacatgtattgttctctgatgagtccacctttactgttttccccacatccgggagagttacggtgtggagaagccccaaagaagcgtaccacccagactgttgcatgcccagagtgaagcatgggggtggatcagtgatggtttgggctgccatatcatggcattcccttggcccaatacttgtgctagatgggcgcgtcactgccaaggactaccgaaccgttctggaggaccatgtgcatccaatggcggtgccgtgtatcaggatgacaatgcaccaatacacacagcaagactggtgaaagattggtttgatgaacatgaaagtgaagttgaacatctcccatggcctgcacagtcaccagatctaaatattattgagccactttggggtgttttggagaagcgagtcaggaaacgttttcctccaccagcatcacgtagtgacctggccactatcctgcaagaagaatggcttaaaatccctctgaccactgtgcaggacttgtatatgtcatttccaagacgaattgacgctgtattggccgcaaaaggaggccctacaccatactaataaattattgtggtctaaaatcaggtgtttcagttattttgtccaacccctgtatgtatatatatataatgtttgtGGCCCCTAAATTGGTCTGACCGTCCACTTTGATTGGGTGTGGTCAAACTGCTCTTATTTATGGGCAGGGGAATTCACTTAACACGGAACGAGGAGGCACGTCGACGTTAAACGACACTTGGATTTAGGCGGTTTACCCCGTCCGTCATGACAGATCCTCTCCAGGTCCTTACAGATCGATGGGGGTTTTAAATCTGCCCCACATAACCACTCTGTGTCCACTCGGCGTCCACTCAGATTGACTGGGGAATGGGATAtgactaggggtgggtttataaaatcgatgtTTCGAtccgaatcgatctttatttgaatgatccgatatcgattcatataaacgcgagatcgatcttgaACATGAGCCCCTTTTCACGGTGttcacggaaatctgttaccccctttaatctcgcgtgaccagccgcgcaacgagatctgacctgcacatcagttcagcacgGCAGAAGCTGAAGTAacgcctggttcacactacacgatttccgcactgattttcgctcggcgaagggtcggcgctagatttaccggttcgggaggaactcggtgttcgctcggcgatcaaaactcggctctcaatcagtgtgtgaaacagcgaggggaaacacaggggagaggttgtaaacaggtggggcaggggcgtaatatagtttctatcagaatacatcagcacacacacgagttttacagtatttctgacctgatcgttctctacaaaacaaagtatttattataaaacggatagttccggtcctaaaatctgattggctgagccgcgttcgaagccgttgtaaaatccccgataaacgcacacctatgaccgcctcacatcattccatattaatacgccactgaatacaaaagttaatgttattttcgccctcatgttgcctagcaacactgttaatcgaactattttgcgtcgcggaagaacgctttattgtaagtttatacacgataaatacatttatgaattaaacattgttgtatttattatattttatgttgaccgccgttttataaaagcaataagccactcgagaccgtgcgttactgttatgattttagcacggggaaagaagttttaggcgctccgcttcgcgtcgtgccaaaaacgtcgtccccgtgctaaaatcacagtaacgcacggcctctcgtggcttattgctttaataacctccaactcactacagaacgagcCATGCTGCTCGCGTTGCCagatccactcggattcatttatttttctccttgattttacgctgcacaccagcgcacaaactttgatcgctcgctacttgttgacgtgtattttggacgtggtatcgttaaacccctcgtcacgtctcacgtgtgttttcgtgacggaacgtagtttgggagagcagaggagctcgcctgcgattccagttggtgatagatggtgtagtgtgaaacccatCGCCTAggagtcgtgcagtgtgaaccgtacagcgacccggcaaatcagaaagtcgtgtagtgtgaacttggcataagctgtgcaacagccaggcgtatgtttacattacacgtacactgttgtagcgtgtcagacatataaaataataaaaaaaaaaattcgttactgttttctgttttagaTTAATTATTCATgtaaacacaaatatttttaataatgagcgTTCTTTGTACAACTATCACGTTCGTtctctgtacatctgtacatatttaaacaaaacctgttaatgtaactcaaatatgcccaAATGTGTTGAATCTGAATCGAATCGGggccttgtgaatcggaatcgaatcgatccaggaaatgaGTGGCGATACCCACCCCTAGATATGACTAATTTACAGACTGTGCGTGTGACTGTCGGTGTGGTTTCAGGGTCTGGAGGTGGCCATCAGGAACAAGATCGAAGAGGAGGTGTTGCAGAAAGCCAGCGGGAAGCTGCACAAGAAGCTCAGCGTGCTCAAGACCCCCCAGGGGAAAGGAGGGAAGGGGGGGGCGGGCggcgccgccgccgccgccgcggCTTCCTCCAAATAGCGGCCCGCGCCCTTTATTCGCACCCTGTGCAGCTCGTCTCGTCTGGTCTAGTTTAGCGCCACCTGCAGGCTGCGGACGATTGAGTAAAACTTGGGTCCTGGGACCCTCTACCACTTGCACCCGGCCCCTGAAACGTGTACATTCAccgttacaccttgtaaaccacagtgtgaTCAGATTGCTGTATTAAAACAAAAGGAACTCGGAGTGTTTCGTGTTCACGTTTTATTTCAAGTGCACACAAAAAAATCACACGTTTTCATCCCGTATCCTTGaacactatacggccaaaagtattgggacatgaGCATGAGCGGTCAGCTAGACGGCCTCTCGCAAGACTTTAATATCGAAGTGGGtccgtgtgtgggaatttgtgcccgttcagacAGGCGGGCGTGTGTACGGCCGAGGGCTGATGTCGACACTCGggttcatgctggaacaggaaagggccttccctaaactgctgcccACTTGGAAGCATATTATTGCCCTTTACATGGTTGATTTATTCCGGTCAGTTTCAGTCCTCAGACGCAACCGATCCGAATTCAGTCAGTTATAATGAGGAACCTGTTCGACCCTTCCTCCCTCAGACGTGTAGCCTAGACAAATCCTGTCAGTTTCAATGAACCCGTTCGACCCTCCCTTCCTCAGACGCAGCCAATCCGGTTAGTTTCAGGTTCAATGAGGAACCCGTTCaatcctccctccctcagatgCAGCCAATCCAAATGTGGTCAGTTTCAACAAGGAACCTGtccgaccctccctccctccgacACAGCCAATCCGAATTTGGTCAGTTTCAATGCGGAACCCGctcgaccctccctccctcagatgCAGCCAATCCAAATGTGGTCAGTTTCAACAAGGAACCTGtccgaccctccctccctccgacACAGCCAATCCGAATTTGGTCAGTTTCAATGCGGAACCCGctcgaccctccctccctccgacACAGCCAATCCGAATTTGGTCAGTTTCAAAGAGGAACCTGttcgaccctccctccctcagacacagcctatACAAATCCTGTCAGTTTCAATAAGGAACCTGttcgaccctccctccctccctcagacaccctccctcagacacagcctatacgaccctccctccctcagacacagcctatACGACCCTCCCTCCCTGAGACACAGCCTAtacgaccctccctccctcacacAGCCTATACGACCCTCCctacctccctcagacacagcctatacgaccctccctccctccctcagacacagcctatacgaccctccctccctccctcagacacagcctatacgaccctccctccctcagacacagcctctacgaccctccctccctcagacacagcctatACAAATCCTGTCAGTTTCAATAAGGAACCTGttcgaccctccctccctccctccctcagacacagcctatacgaccctccctccctccctcagacacagcctatacgaccctccctccctccctcagacacagcctatacgaccctccctccctccctccctcagacacagcctatacgaccctccctccctccctccctcagacacagcctatacgaccctccctccctcagacacagcctatacgaccctccctccctccctcagacacagcctatacgaccctccctccctccctccctccctcagacacagcctatacgaccctccctccctccctcagacacagcctatacgaccctccctccctcagacacagcctatacgaccctccctccctcagacacagcctatACAAATACTGTCAGTTTCAAGAAGGAACCTGTCCGACCcgccctccctccgacacaGCCAATCCGAATTTGGTCAGTTTCAAAGAGGAACCTGttcgaccctccctccctcagacatagccaatccaAATTTGGTAAATTTCAATGCGGAACCCGctcgaccctccctccctcagacgcaGCCAATCCAAATTTGGTCAGTTTCAAAGAGGAACCTGttcgaccctccctccctcagacatgtaGCCTATACAAATCCTGTCAGTTTCAATAAGGAACCTGTTCGactctccctccctcagacacagccaatccagTCAGTTTAATcagcaggggggggggggggggagtccaaatacttttgtccatatagtgtatagtgtaaaGTCGTAGAACCATCATAGGTCTCCCGCGTCTCCCGCCCCCCTTGTTGTGAAAATACTGGAAGTCCAAACGCCCAAAAAGGTGCCAAATCTGATTTTAATCCGCACACCAGGATAAAAAACCTCCGGTCAAAATCATCCAGAAGAAAATAAGTAATAATCGTTTTATTATTTCTTGATCGCGCCCCGAAAAATACCTTTATATACAAACATCAAACGAAAAAATCAATCATAATTTACTCAGTTTCATTAAACAGtatcaataataatcataataataatgatgggaCAGAATTGCACACGAGTGAAGATCCGTGCTGAACCCACAGCACACGAGGAGGCACCGAGCTTCAAATCCAATACGCCCATCCCGATCGGTCGACCGGAAACCGAGGCCACGCCTCCCGAGGACGACGTGTGGTCCCTGACCCGAGTGAGTGTCGTCATGGCGACCGGTCAGCCCGGCGGTCCGTCATCACCTCTTCTGCTCCCAGATCTCGGGCATGTTCAAGTCCAAGCGCTCGAGGGAGCGAAGAGCCTGGATGTTCTCCGTGTAGAAGGCCACGTCCACCACCATCAACCTGCAGGAGGAAGCCCAGGTCACCACAGtgaacttccctaaactgttttccCTCCTGCCGGTAGAGTCTCTCAGAGAGCCGAACCATCATGCAGGCGCctccaccagccagcagaggaacCCGTTTAAAtcaccctccctcaggcacagccaatccgAATGTGGTCAGTTTTAATAAGGAACCTGTtcgtccctccctccctcagacgcaGCCAATCCGAATCCGGTCAGTTTCAGGTTTAAGGAGGAACCCGTTCGTCCCTCCCGctgtccctcagacacagccaatcctaCTCTGGTCAGTTTCAATGAGGAACCCGTTTGAACGTCCGTCCCaaacctccctccctccctcagacgcaGCCCATCCGAATCTGTTCAGTTTTAATTTCAATAAGGAACCCGTTCAACCcctcctccctcaggcacagccaatccgAATGTGGTCAGTTTTAATAAGGAACCTGTtcgtccctccctccctcagacgcaGCCAATCCGAATCCGGTCAGTTTCAGGTTTAAGGAGGAACCCGTTCGTCCCTCCCGctgtccctcagacacagccaatcctaCTCTGGTCAGTTTCAATGAGGAACCCGTTTGAACGTccgtccctccctccctccctcagacgcaGCCCATCCGAATCTGTTCAGTTTTAATTTCAATAAGGAACCCGTTCAACCcctcctccctcaggcacagccaatccgAATGTGGTCAGTTTTAATAAGGAACCTGTtcgtccctccctccctcagacgcaGCCAATCCGAATCCGGTCAGTTTCAGGTTTAAGGAGGAACCCGTTCGTCCCTCCCGctgtccctcagacacagccaatcctaCTCTGGTCAGTTTCAATGAGGAACCCGTTTGAACGTccgtccctccctccctccctccctccctccctcagacgcaGCCCATCCGAATCTGTTCAGTTTTAATTTCAATAAGGAACCCGTTCAACCcctcctccctcaggcacagccaatctgAATGTGGTCAGTTTTAATAAGGAACCCAATCAACTGTCCCTTCCTCCCTTAGCTGCAGCCAGTCAGAATCCGGTCAGTTTCAGTTTTAAGGAGGAACCCGTTCGACccttcctccctcaggcacagccaatcagaatcCGGTCAGTTTCAGCTTTAAGGAGGAACCCGTTCGACccttcctccctcaggcacagccaatcagaatcCGGTCAGTTTTAATAAGGAACCCGTTCGACccttcctccctcaggcacagccaatccgAATGTGGTCAGTTTCAGTTTTAAGGAGGAACCCGTTCGACccttcctccctcaggcacagccaatcagaatcCGGTCAGTTTCAGTTTTAAGGAGGAACCCATTCGACCCTTCCTCCCTCAGGCATAGCCAATCTGAATGTGGTCAGTTTTAATAAGGAACCTGTTCGACCCTCCctcccttagacacagccaatccgAATCCGGTCAGTTTTAGTAAGGAACCCGttcgaccctccctccctcagacgcaGCCAATCCGAATGTGGTCAGTTTTAATAAGGAACCCGttcgaccctccctccctcagacgcaGCCAATCCGAATGTGGTCAGTTTTAATAAGGAACCCGTTCGatctccctccctcagacgcaGCCAATCCGAATGTGGTCAGTTTTAATAAGGAACCCGttcgaccctccctccctcagacgcaGCCAATCCGAATGTGGTCAGTTTTAATAAGGAACCTGttcgaccctccctccctcagacgcaGCCAATCCGAATGTGGTCAGTTTTAATAAGGAACCCGttcgaccctccctccctcagacgcaGCCAATCCGAATGTGGTCAGTTTTAATAAGGAACCCGTTCGatctccctccctcagacgcaGCCAATCCGAATGTGGTCAGTTTTAATAAGGAACCCGttcgaccctccctccctcagacgcaGCCAATCCGAATGTGGTCAGTTTTAATAAGGAACCTGttcgaccctccctccctcagacgcaGCCAATCCGAATGTGGTCAGTTTTAATAAGGAACCTGttcgaccctccctccctcagacacagccaatccgaATGTGGTCAGTTTTAATAAGGAACCTGttcgaccctccctccctcagacacagccaatccgaATGTGGTCAGTTTTAATAAGGAACCTGttcgaccctccctccctccctccctcaggcacagccaatccgAATCCGGTCGGTTTGAACAAGGAACTCGTTCCAtcgtccctccctccctcagacgcaGCCGGTTTGCGttagagagaaaggaagcggtTCTTACCCGTGCTGCGGGCCGCCGTCGTTGACCACGCCCAGCCGTGCCAGCTGCCTCTTCAGGTGGAGC
It encodes:
- the c15h19orf53 gene encoding leydig cell tumor 10 kDa protein homolog, producing MAQGKQKFKAQKPGGGKKPPNKQKGPKKGGRIIAPKKAAVVHQQKLKKGLEVAIRNKIEEEVLQKASGKLHKKLSVLKTPQGKGGKGGAGGAAAAAAASSK